From the genome of Segatella hominis, one region includes:
- a CDS encoding RidA family protein: MNAIHTDNAPAAIGPYSQAIEVNGFVFASGQIPIDPATGNFVEGGIKEQTRQSLTNAQNILKAAGTDLSHVVKTTVYLNSMDDFAAMNEVYAEFFSQPYPARSAVAVEKLPKGALVEVEVLAAK; this comes from the coding sequence ATGAACGCAATTCACACAGACAATGCGCCTGCAGCTATCGGTCCATATAGCCAGGCTATCGAAGTAAACGGTTTCGTATTTGCATCAGGTCAGATTCCTATCGACCCTGCAACAGGCAATTTCGTAGAGGGTGGCATCAAGGAGCAGACCCGTCAGAGTCTTACTAATGCCCAGAACATCCTGAAGGCTGCCGGTACTGACCTCTCTCATGTAGTAAAGACTACTGTTTATCTGAACAGCATGGATGATTTCGCTGCCATGAACGAGGTTTATGCAGAGTTCTTCAGCCAGCCATACCCAGCACGTTCTGCTGTAGCAGTAGAGAAGTTGCCAAAGGGCGCACTCGTTGAAGTAGAGGTTCTGGCTGCTAAGTAA